A window from Sphingobacterium hotanense encodes these proteins:
- a CDS encoding (Fe-S)-binding protein produces the protein MENNIHIPTVAELLAKGESPDLLFWVGCAGSFDERAQRITRDICKILHHVGIKYAILGTEESCTGDPAKRAGNEFLFQMQAMMNIDLLNGYEIKKIVTACPHCFNTLKNEYPSLGGNYEVIHHSQLIQSLIDEGKLKPADGHEFKGKKITYHDPCYLGRANDVYEAPRRALEVLDADLVELKRCKANGLCCGAGGAQMFKEPEKGDKDVNVERIEDVIESQASVVAAACPFCMTMLRDGVKVKEKEQEIQVLDIAEITVKANKI, from the coding sequence ATATCCCTACTGTCGCTGAGCTATTAGCAAAAGGAGAATCACCAGACCTATTGTTCTGGGTTGGATGTGCTGGTAGCTTCGATGAGCGCGCTCAACGGATTACTAGAGACATCTGTAAGATTTTACATCATGTAGGTATTAAATATGCCATCCTCGGAACAGAAGAAAGCTGCACCGGCGATCCTGCGAAGCGCGCGGGCAATGAGTTCTTATTCCAAATGCAGGCAATGATGAACATTGACCTTTTGAATGGCTATGAGATTAAAAAGATCGTGACAGCATGTCCGCATTGCTTTAATACGCTAAAGAACGAGTACCCAAGTTTGGGCGGAAATTATGAGGTTATCCACCATTCGCAACTCATACAATCCCTGATTGATGAAGGCAAGCTAAAGCCTGCTGATGGACATGAATTTAAAGGGAAAAAGATTACTTATCATGACCCATGCTATTTAGGCCGCGCGAATGATGTTTATGAAGCACCTAGAAGAGCATTAGAAGTATTAGATGCTGACTTAGTTGAATTGAAGCGCTGTAAGGCCAATGGGCTATGCTGTGGTGCTGGTGGTGCTCAGATGTTTAAAGAGCCGGAGAAAGGCGATAAGGACGTCAATGTCGAACGTATTGAGGACGTTATAGAAAGTCAAGCCTCCGTGGTAGCTGCAGCTTGCCCCTTCTGCATGACGATGTTAAGAGACGGTGTCAAGGTTAAGGAAAAAGAACAAGAAATTCAAGTTTTAGATATTGCGGAGATTACAGTCAAAGCAAACAAGATCTAA
- a CDS encoding IS110 family RNA-guided transposase yields the protein MAVSGLPFILDRGCGLDVHKDTVVATIKGSDFDTETKTFLTFTDDLYDLVQWLQSHSITQVAMESTGVYWRPVYAVLEDYFHILLVNARHIKNVPGQKTDKKDSEWISKLLLSGLLKGSFIPAQHIRELRELYRHRRKLIAMRTAEKNRLQNILESANVKLRSVVSDVFGVSAMEMVRSMAKGQSDPLLLASMAKGSLVKKHAELIKALTGKVTDHHRFMLTLILQSIDHINLQIAQSEAQMEQYARIMYRELELLETIPGVSSKVALGIVSEIGTDMTQFATHQNLSSWAGVCPGNNESAGKKYSSRTTHGNKYLKTTLVEAAWVASRSKANPLLAVKHHQIAARRGHKKATIAIAHKILTAAYHVLRDMEPYQLHPQDIKILENRRLKRIDRLQKQLSTLKNTSYK from the coding sequence ATGGCTGTCAGCGGATTACCCTTTATTCTTGATCGTGGCTGTGGACTGGATGTCCATAAAGACACAGTAGTTGCTACCATTAAAGGTAGTGATTTTGATACAGAGACAAAAACCTTCTTAACTTTTACGGATGACCTGTATGATTTAGTGCAATGGCTTCAATCCCATTCCATTACACAGGTTGCCATGGAGAGCACCGGTGTTTACTGGCGACCGGTTTACGCGGTTTTGGAAGATTACTTTCACATTTTGTTGGTCAATGCCCGCCACATCAAGAATGTTCCGGGGCAGAAGACCGATAAGAAGGATAGCGAATGGATCTCCAAACTGCTTCTTTCCGGTCTACTGAAGGGTAGCTTCATTCCAGCACAACATATCCGGGAGCTCAGGGAGCTCTACCGACATAGACGCAAGCTGATCGCGATGCGGACTGCAGAAAAGAACCGGTTGCAGAACATCCTTGAATCTGCCAACGTCAAACTGCGGAGCGTGGTCAGCGACGTATTCGGTGTAAGCGCCATGGAAATGGTCCGATCCATGGCTAAAGGTCAGAGCGATCCTTTGCTGTTGGCAAGCATGGCCAAGGGTTCACTGGTCAAGAAACACGCAGAACTGATTAAAGCACTTACTGGCAAGGTCACAGATCACCACCGCTTCATGTTGACCCTTATACTGCAATCCATCGATCATATCAATCTACAAATAGCACAATCAGAGGCTCAGATGGAACAGTACGCAAGGATCATGTATCGGGAGCTGGAACTACTGGAGACTATTCCGGGAGTGTCTTCCAAAGTAGCATTAGGAATCGTCTCAGAGATCGGTACGGACATGACCCAATTTGCAACACATCAGAACCTTTCCTCATGGGCTGGTGTTTGCCCGGGCAACAATGAGAGTGCAGGAAAAAAGTATTCCTCCAGAACAACACATGGAAATAAGTATCTCAAGACAACGCTCGTAGAGGCCGCATGGGTAGCTTCTAGATCCAAGGCCAATCCCTTACTTGCAGTCAAGCATCACCAGATCGCTGCCCGAAGAGGACATAAGAAGGCGACAATAGCCATTGCACATAAGATATTGACCGCTGCATACCATGTGCTGAGGGACATGGAACCCTATCAATTACATCCCCAGGATATAAAAATACTGGAAAATAGAAGACTTAAAAGAATTGACAGATTACAGAAACAATTGAGTACCCTGAAGAACACGTCTTATAAATAA
- a CDS encoding Ppx/GppA phosphatase family protein — MRYAAIDIGSNAVRLLIADIIERENEIIFSKNTLLRVPLRLGDDAFIHRHISEGKFESMVKTMSAFRNLMDVYRVTDYMACATSAMRDADNGPDVVAACKKAGIDIQIIDGGVEAQIIYNVHGQTAMDRNKVYLYIDVGGGSTEISLFANGDLVASRSFNLGTIRILDNQDSPDTWDDMKRWVKDITKSYKNIYGIGSGGNINKLSRLANEKADKPISYAKLKALYVYLNSYSLKDRINILELKQDRADVIIPAAEIFLTIMKVGHLKNITAPRIGLADGIIQTLINKNFKK, encoded by the coding sequence GTGAGATATGCTGCTATAGATATTGGCTCGAACGCCGTCCGGTTGTTAATTGCTGATATCATTGAAAGAGAAAACGAAATAATTTTCAGTAAAAACACCTTATTGCGCGTGCCATTACGCCTAGGCGATGACGCGTTTATCCACCGACATATTTCTGAAGGGAAATTTGAAAGCATGGTGAAAACCATGAGCGCTTTCCGAAATCTTATGGATGTATATCGCGTTACGGATTATATGGCTTGTGCTACTTCAGCGATGCGCGATGCAGATAATGGTCCTGATGTGGTTGCAGCATGTAAAAAAGCAGGAATAGATATACAGATTATTGACGGCGGCGTGGAAGCACAGATTATTTATAATGTGCATGGCCAAACTGCAATGGATCGTAATAAAGTGTATTTGTACATTGATGTAGGTGGTGGTAGCACAGAAATCTCCTTGTTTGCTAATGGCGACCTTGTGGCTTCTAGATCTTTCAATTTGGGGACAATCCGCATCCTAGATAATCAAGACTCTCCAGACACATGGGATGATATGAAGCGCTGGGTGAAGGATATCACTAAATCATATAAGAACATCTATGGTATAGGTTCCGGAGGAAACATCAATAAGTTATCGCGACTTGCGAATGAGAAAGCTGACAAGCCTATTTCTTATGCGAAACTGAAAGCTCTTTACGTCTACCTGAATTCATATTCTTTAAAGGATCGTATTAACATCCTGGAACTCAAGCAAGACCGTGCCGATGTTATTATTCCAGCTGCAGAGATCTTTTTGACGATCATGAAGGTAGGACATCTTAAAAATATTACGGCCCCAAGAATTGGTTTAGCGGATGGAATAATCCAAACGTTAATCAATAAAAATTTCAAGAAATAA
- a CDS encoding Gfo/Idh/MocA family oxidoreductase, with product MLNQQIITGIMSYGMSGRIFHAPFIGANPRFKLKAVIERSKKNAQLDYPHIISYDSIDELLNDPEIELVVVNTPNDTHVAFAEKALRAGKHVLIEKPVAPTAKEAAKLFEIAEECGKLLLPYHNRRFDSDYQSLKKVILEERVGRPIELHIRFDRFKPSIGVKAFKEKKQPASGILYDLGSHLLDQVIALFGRPKSMTKIKGTFRENSVVDDYGNIILNYSGGLNVFITTSLLVANPQASFVLHGTKGSFVKERTDTQEAQLLAGKSPMEDDFGVEPENKEGLLTFENDLKELETALIPSERGEYMSLFDEVYEAIRNNKPYFVNKDHIIWQLEILEPSK from the coding sequence ATGCTGAATCAGCAAATAATAACAGGTATAATGTCGTATGGAATGTCCGGAAGGATATTCCATGCGCCGTTTATAGGGGCCAACCCCCGCTTCAAATTGAAGGCTGTGATCGAAAGATCCAAGAAAAACGCACAGCTTGATTACCCCCACATCATAAGTTATGATTCCATCGATGAGCTGCTCAACGATCCGGAGATTGAACTTGTCGTGGTCAATACCCCCAACGATACGCATGTAGCTTTTGCGGAGAAAGCTTTGAGAGCCGGTAAGCATGTGTTAATTGAAAAGCCTGTCGCTCCAACAGCAAAAGAAGCTGCTAAGCTATTTGAAATCGCTGAGGAATGCGGCAAACTACTACTTCCATATCATAATCGTCGATTTGATTCGGATTATCAATCCTTAAAGAAAGTTATTCTAGAAGAAAGAGTCGGACGCCCGATAGAACTTCATATCCGTTTTGATCGCTTCAAACCGAGTATCGGTGTCAAAGCCTTCAAAGAAAAGAAACAACCTGCCTCAGGCATTCTTTACGATTTAGGATCTCATTTATTAGATCAGGTGATTGCACTGTTCGGTAGACCTAAGTCTATGACCAAGATCAAAGGGACCTTCCGGGAGAACTCTGTAGTCGATGATTACGGTAACATCATTTTAAATTATTCAGGCGGACTGAATGTATTTATCACCACGAGTCTGCTTGTCGCTAATCCGCAAGCGAGCTTTGTGCTACATGGAACGAAAGGAAGTTTTGTAAAAGAGCGCACAGATACTCAGGAAGCACAACTTTTGGCTGGTAAGTCGCCAATGGAAGATGACTTTGGTGTCGAACCTGAGAACAAGGAGGGGCTTTTAACTTTCGAAAATGACTTGAAAGAACTTGAAACAGCGTTGATTCCTTCTGAACGAGGAGAATACATGAGCTTGTTCGATGAAGTCTATGAAGCTATTCGAAACAACAAGCCTTACTTCGTAAATAAAGATCACATCATTTGGCAATTAGAAATACTAGAACCTAGTAAATAA
- a CDS encoding phosphoenolpyruvate carboxylase, with product MRLSQKKAAFQNEVLTRFDLFKSLFLTLPFQRVKHTGTILPFFTTHCEKGVEEKLTPEAIIDSFFGQYEQYVQEDDRLDLLFRIVQYIERQVVLFDAVEDSAFKAVGKSDETAGLDSVFRLAQSNPETKKQVIQRLRDMSVRLVLTAHPTQFYPGPVLSIINDLIELLKLNDIPNIHLLLQQLGKTPFINKLKPTPVDEAISLAWYLENVFYRVASEIQSKIDNELELSSAETSQIVELGFWPGGDRDGNPNVTWESTKRVATLLRTILFRCYYRDFRIVKRRITFRGVETYLDALQELLYENSFNPKENPEDITEEILFNLKEVKRVLLETHDGLFVEIVEDLIRKVQTFGCFFTTLDIRQDSSVLRETFNWLLTQYPKETGIDKKEIGDDEDAKEQAITFSEKDLAIENVPAPLVEDTLKVIRLIKQIQESGSERAVQRFIISNCQQASDILGLMQLFLWQGWSKKDLTMDFVPLFETVDDLSRAADVMRSLYANKAYAAHLKKRGNKQTIMLGFSDSTKDGGYLMANWSIYRAKIELTAISREFDVDLVFFDGRGGPPARGGGKTQRFYASMGKEIENNHIQLTIQGQTISSQYGSLDTAKYNIEQLLHAGIVSDLRQKEGDTLTAKQKKVIDQMAAESHKKFLSLRKHPKFLKYLETLSPLKSLASINISSRPVKRNSDKELRLEDLRAISFVTAWSQLKQNIPGFYGVGTALQWAEDNNMWSYVKNLYENSGMFNTIIDNCMMSMTKSNFNITSYMQDDAEFGEFWKMLKDEFDRTKEYLLKLTGMTELMENYPVEKASICEREKIILPLLIIQHYAIRKLESNKLDEKKADVYRKLIGRTIYGVVNAGRNLA from the coding sequence ATGAGATTAAGCCAGAAAAAAGCAGCTTTTCAAAACGAGGTGCTGACGCGTTTCGATTTGTTTAAAAGTTTGTTTCTTACATTGCCGTTCCAACGTGTGAAACACACGGGGACTATCCTTCCGTTCTTTACGACGCATTGCGAAAAAGGAGTGGAGGAGAAGTTAACCCCCGAAGCTATTATTGATAGTTTTTTCGGTCAATATGAACAGTATGTTCAGGAAGATGATCGCTTAGACCTATTATTCCGAATTGTTCAATACATTGAGCGCCAAGTGGTATTGTTTGATGCTGTGGAAGATTCGGCATTTAAGGCGGTTGGTAAATCTGATGAAACCGCTGGATTGGACTCCGTATTCCGACTTGCACAGTCGAATCCGGAAACAAAAAAACAAGTGATTCAGCGTCTCAGAGATATGTCGGTGCGCTTAGTACTAACGGCTCACCCAACTCAGTTCTATCCAGGACCTGTATTATCGATCATCAACGACTTGATTGAGTTGTTGAAACTGAACGATATCCCTAATATTCACCTGCTGTTACAACAGTTAGGAAAGACTCCATTTATCAATAAATTGAAGCCAACACCGGTTGACGAGGCGATCAGCTTGGCTTGGTACCTGGAGAATGTATTCTATCGCGTGGCGTCTGAGATACAGTCGAAGATTGACAACGAGTTAGAATTATCAAGTGCGGAGACTAGTCAGATTGTCGAGCTTGGCTTCTGGCCAGGAGGAGACCGTGACGGGAACCCGAATGTAACTTGGGAAAGTACGAAGCGCGTCGCAACGTTGCTTCGCACGATTCTCTTCCGTTGTTACTACCGTGATTTTAGAATCGTAAAACGTAGAATCACCTTCCGTGGTGTTGAAACGTACCTGGATGCCTTGCAGGAGCTGCTTTATGAAAACAGCTTTAATCCGAAAGAGAATCCGGAGGATATTACAGAAGAGATCCTGTTCAACCTGAAGGAGGTTAAACGCGTGTTGCTTGAGACGCACGATGGACTATTTGTAGAGATTGTGGAAGATTTGATCCGTAAAGTGCAAACCTTCGGCTGTTTCTTTACTACGCTGGATATTCGCCAGGATAGCAGTGTGCTTCGGGAAACCTTTAATTGGTTGCTGACGCAATATCCAAAAGAAACAGGAATCGATAAAAAGGAAATCGGAGACGACGAAGACGCGAAGGAACAAGCAATTACTTTTTCGGAGAAAGACCTTGCAATTGAAAACGTGCCTGCGCCTTTAGTCGAAGATACGCTTAAAGTGATTCGACTGATTAAGCAGATTCAAGAGTCGGGATCGGAACGTGCTGTTCAGCGATTCATTATTTCAAATTGTCAACAAGCGTCTGATATATTAGGTTTAATGCAGCTCTTCCTATGGCAAGGCTGGTCGAAGAAGGACTTGACGATGGACTTCGTGCCGTTGTTCGAGACAGTTGACGACCTTTCTCGTGCTGCGGATGTAATGCGAAGCTTATATGCAAATAAAGCCTACGCCGCGCATCTGAAGAAACGAGGGAATAAGCAAACGATCATGTTAGGCTTCTCTGATAGTACGAAGGACGGTGGCTATTTGATGGCAAACTGGTCTATCTATAGAGCGAAGATCGAACTAACGGCTATTTCCAGAGAGTTCGATGTTGATCTGGTATTCTTTGACGGCCGTGGTGGCCCTCCAGCACGTGGCGGTGGTAAAACACAGCGTTTCTACGCATCCATGGGTAAGGAAATTGAAAACAACCATATCCAATTGACTATCCAAGGGCAGACAATTAGTTCGCAATATGGCTCTTTAGATACTGCTAAATACAATATCGAGCAGTTATTGCACGCGGGAATTGTTTCTGATTTGCGCCAGAAAGAAGGGGATACATTGACTGCAAAGCAAAAGAAGGTAATCGATCAGATGGCGGCTGAAAGTCATAAGAAATTCTTGTCTTTGAGAAAGCATCCTAAGTTTTTAAAGTATCTCGAGACTTTGAGTCCTTTAAAGAGCTTGGCATCGATCAATATCAGTAGTAGACCGGTGAAACGTAATTCGGATAAGGAATTGCGCTTAGAAGATTTGAGAGCAATTAGTTTCGTAACTGCTTGGAGTCAGTTGAAACAAAATATTCCAGGATTCTACGGTGTGGGTACTGCTTTACAGTGGGCAGAGGACAACAACATGTGGTCTTACGTGAAGAATCTGTATGAAAATTCTGGTATGTTCAATACCATTATTGACAACTGTATGATGTCCATGACGAAGTCCAACTTCAATATCACTTCCTATATGCAGGATGATGCTGAGTTTGGCGAGTTCTGGAAGATGTTGAAAGACGAATTCGACCGTACGAAAGAATATTTATTGAAACTGACCGGAATGACAGAGCTGATGGAGAATTATCCGGTTGAAAAAGCATCGATCTGCGAGCGTGAGAAAATCATTCTTCCTTTGTTAATCATTCAGCATTACGCCATCAGAAAATTGGAAAGTAATAAGTTGGATGAGAAAAAGGCGGACGTTTATCGGAAATTAATCGGCCGAACTATCTATGGTGTTGTCAATGCAGGTCGAAATTTGGCATAG
- a CDS encoding FUSC family protein: MKKTKEISNFFYSQYFADGLRITIGCVVPIIICAAFGEFLMGTFISLGALLIGLSDTPGAPSHRRTGMISCLIVCILTQLITVASNSNIWIMTIVIGLLCFLYSMFAVFNARAATVGSMGILIMLINVDDAYTFKEEMYFLLFFFIGAVWYMLISFSLSQVRPYRLAQQELSESIRFVGDFIRLRANFYDHKVDLDDNYRKLIEKQIEVHEHQENVRDLLFQSKRSIKDTTKVGRFLTLIFNDIVDLFEQSMTTHYDYEVIRKTYAHTGILKEFRNLLLKIANELDHLAYQLNANRAPKPLYNFKDDIESIKELIDQVEQKENINSIPLKKILISIRSITVFIHNIYNYNAIRSNKVNKQEIEEANKFIQTEHIVWSKLRDNLSFNSSIFRHALRMAVVMAVTYLVLNMDWFNVGSMGSYWVLLTIMVILKPGFGLTKERNFQRLLGTVIGGIIGAIILMTVHNEIALFILLIFFFLTAYSLFRVNYIVAVLFMTPYVLIMLSFTGYNTFEIAKERIFDTFLGGMIAFISSYVVFPNWESFQIRPNMRQLLIANYNYLAIAVRLLSDETVNITEYKLSRKEVYIASANMGSTFQRMLSEPKWRQKSTKEVNRFVILNHILSSYGATLLTQLQQAMNANYTKEHLLLLKKILSNMAKSIVLLTDDQDQPIFTEVSEFPEVTEETLDPAESKLITEQLQFLNKISADLYKSTVDVMEKEAIIHPQKIEMING; the protein is encoded by the coding sequence ATGAAGAAAACGAAGGAAATTAGCAACTTTTTTTATAGTCAATATTTCGCAGATGGCTTGCGCATCACGATAGGCTGTGTAGTTCCTATTATTATATGTGCGGCCTTTGGGGAGTTCCTCATGGGAACATTCATTTCCTTAGGCGCCTTGTTAATCGGTCTGTCCGACACGCCAGGAGCGCCTTCACATCGCCGGACGGGTATGATTTCATGCCTAATCGTATGTATCCTTACGCAACTCATCACGGTCGCATCCAACTCCAATATCTGGATAATGACCATTGTTATCGGGCTATTATGCTTCCTATACTCCATGTTCGCCGTTTTCAACGCACGTGCGGCAACTGTCGGCTCTATGGGTATATTGATTATGCTGATCAATGTTGATGATGCCTATACGTTTAAAGAAGAAATGTACTTTTTACTTTTCTTTTTCATCGGGGCCGTATGGTATATGCTGATCAGCTTCTCCCTCTCGCAGGTCCGACCTTATCGATTAGCGCAGCAGGAGCTCTCCGAATCTATTCGATTTGTAGGCGACTTCATCCGCCTCCGGGCCAACTTCTATGACCACAAAGTCGATCTTGATGATAATTACCGGAAGCTTATCGAAAAGCAAATTGAAGTCCATGAACATCAAGAAAATGTGCGCGACTTACTTTTCCAGAGTAAGCGTTCCATTAAGGATACGACCAAGGTCGGGCGCTTTCTAACGCTTATCTTCAATGATATTGTCGACCTTTTTGAGCAAAGCATGACCACCCATTATGACTATGAGGTCATCCGCAAAACCTACGCGCATACAGGAATTTTAAAGGAGTTCAGAAACTTGCTTTTAAAAATTGCGAACGAACTAGACCATTTAGCTTATCAATTAAATGCTAATCGAGCGCCCAAGCCGCTATATAATTTCAAAGACGATATTGAGAGTATCAAAGAACTGATTGACCAAGTTGAACAAAAAGAGAATATCAACAGTATACCGTTGAAGAAGATTCTGATCAGTATCCGTAGCATTACGGTTTTTATTCACAATATCTACAACTATAATGCGATACGATCGAATAAAGTCAATAAGCAAGAGATCGAAGAGGCGAACAAGTTCATCCAGACGGAGCATATCGTTTGGAGTAAACTGAGAGACAACTTATCGTTCAACTCGTCTATTTTCCGCCACGCGCTGCGCATGGCAGTGGTGATGGCGGTTACCTATCTGGTTTTGAACATGGACTGGTTCAATGTAGGCAGCATGGGGAGTTACTGGGTATTATTGACTATCATGGTGATCCTAAAACCTGGTTTTGGCTTAACGAAGGAGCGGAACTTCCAACGCTTATTAGGTACAGTCATTGGCGGTATCATTGGCGCCATTATCTTAATGACGGTCCATAATGAAATTGCCCTGTTTATATTGCTGATCTTCTTCTTCCTGACCGCCTATAGCCTATTCCGCGTCAATTATATTGTCGCAGTGCTCTTCATGACGCCCTACGTATTGATCATGCTGAGCTTCACCGGATATAACACCTTTGAGATTGCAAAGGAACGCATATTCGATACTTTTCTAGGTGGCATGATCGCTTTTATATCCAGCTATGTAGTATTCCCGAATTGGGAGAGTTTCCAAATTCGCCCGAATATGCGACAGTTGCTGATTGCAAATTATAATTACCTAGCTATCGCCGTTAGACTCCTATCAGACGAAACGGTCAATATCACAGAATACAAACTCTCTCGAAAAGAAGTTTACATTGCTTCAGCGAATATGGGTTCCACTTTCCAACGTATGCTCTCGGAACCTAAATGGCGTCAGAAAAGCACAAAAGAGGTCAACCGGTTTGTCATCCTGAACCATATTCTCTCGTCTTACGGTGCTACGCTTCTGACGCAACTGCAGCAAGCCATGAATGCAAATTATACCAAAGAGCATCTGCTCCTACTGAAAAAGATATTGAGCAATATGGCAAAATCGATTGTATTGCTCACAGATGATCAGGATCAACCGATATTCACCGAAGTAAGCGAATTCCCTGAAGTGACTGAAGAGACACTTGATCCGGCGGAATCTAAATTAATTACCGAGCAATTACAGTTTTTGAATAAAATATCCGCAGATTTATATAAATCTACCGTGGATGTTATGGAGAAAGAGGCAATCATCCATCCGCAAAAAATAGAAATGATCAATGGATAA
- a CDS encoding YpdA family putative bacillithiol disulfide reductase yields MDNYYDILIVGGGPIGLACGIEAQKNGLSHIILEKGCLVNSLYNYPVNMSFFSTSERLEIGDTPFVTTNPKPKRAEALEYYRRIESKFNLNTHLFEAVLSVNKDQGLFTVESSKQTYTAKYVVIATGFYDIPMYLHVPGEELPKVKHYYDDPHYYAKQNVVVVGASNSSIDAALETYRKGAHVTLVVRGPEISPRVKYWVRPDIDNRIAFGEIKAYFNSQITNITEDEVEIMTEEGLLTIENDFVLALTGYRPNFDFLRKVGIHIPAEAPMIPEHNPETMETNIEGLFLAGVVCGGLNTHLWFIENSRVHAQMILSRIKELN; encoded by the coding sequence ATGGATAATTATTACGATATACTGATTGTAGGCGGCGGCCCTATTGGGCTTGCCTGCGGAATCGAGGCGCAAAAGAATGGTTTGAGCCATATCATTTTGGAGAAAGGCTGTTTAGTCAATTCCCTATATAACTATCCGGTCAACATGAGCTTCTTTTCTACTTCGGAACGATTGGAAATTGGCGACACCCCATTTGTGACCACTAATCCAAAACCGAAAAGAGCTGAAGCATTGGAATACTACCGACGCATCGAGAGCAAGTTCAATCTGAATACGCATCTTTTTGAGGCAGTTCTATCTGTCAACAAAGATCAAGGCTTATTTACGGTTGAAAGTTCCAAGCAGACCTATACTGCGAAATATGTGGTCATCGCAACAGGATTTTACGATATCCCGATGTACCTGCATGTGCCAGGCGAAGAACTACCGAAAGTAAAGCATTATTATGATGATCCACACTATTACGCGAAGCAAAATGTAGTCGTGGTTGGTGCCAGCAATTCCTCCATTGACGCTGCTTTGGAAACCTATAGAAAAGGTGCTCATGTGACGTTGGTGGTTCGTGGTCCAGAAATTAGCCCTAGAGTGAAATACTGGGTTAGACCAGATATAGACAATCGAATCGCCTTCGGCGAAATCAAAGCTTACTTTAATAGCCAAATCACCAATATTACGGAAGATGAGGTTGAGATTATGACTGAAGAGGGTCTGCTAACTATCGAGAACGACTTCGTATTAGCATTGACAGGCTACAGGCCAAACTTTGACTTCCTCCGTAAAGTCGGAATCCATATCCCGGCCGAAGCGCCGATGATACCTGAGCATAATCCGGAAACGATGGAAACTAATATAGAAGGCCTCTTTCTTGCGGGTGTGGTCTGCGGAGGGTTAAACACGCACCTATGGTTTATTGAAAACTCCAGAGTGCATGCGCAGATGATCCTTTCGAGAATAAAAGAGTTGAATTAA
- a CDS encoding TetR/AcrR family transcriptional regulator: MAKNADVKRQKILEAARRRFAHFGMAKTTMAEIAQDLSFSKALLYYYFPDKNRLYAAVLEYTVDEMVAETESRITKSKNIDEAFTAFLEARLEAIKENYSIFEYTYSLRNEFPPDLEEACTSIIDKDIEQVQNILSRGIEKGEIIVDDLPVTSKIFMISILGMRIGVVKEFNNIFIPPTKEEFDYILALQKKLARIFIRGLRP, from the coding sequence ATGGCAAAGAACGCTGATGTTAAAAGACAAAAGATTTTAGAAGCTGCGCGCCGTAGGTTTGCTCATTTCGGAATGGCAAAGACGACCATGGCGGAGATTGCTCAGGATTTGTCTTTTTCCAAAGCGCTGTTATACTATTACTTCCCAGATAAGAATAGGTTGTATGCCGCTGTTTTAGAATATACTGTGGACGAGATGGTTGCTGAGACGGAAAGTAGGATTACGAAATCCAAAAATATCGACGAAGCATTTACGGCATTTCTAGAAGCTCGTTTGGAAGCCATAAAAGAGAATTACAGCATTTTTGAATATACCTACTCTTTGCGTAACGAGTTTCCACCGGATTTGGAGGAAGCTTGTACTTCGATTATTGATAAAGATATCGAGCAGGTGCAGAATATTTTGAGTCGTGGTATCGAAAAGGGTGAAATCATTGTGGATGATTTACCGGTAACCTCAAAGATTTTTATGATTTCGATTCTGGGCATGCGAATCGGTGTTGTGAAAGAGTTTAACAACATCTTCATTCCGCCGACCAAAGAAGAATTTGATTATATACTTGCCTTACAAAAGAAGCTAGCTAGGATTTTTATTCGTGGGCTGCGTCCTTAA